The segment TCGCTGGATAAAGCCGATGCGCCGCCAGAGGATATGGATCTGGGGCAGCAGTTCGCGCAGACGGTAACGCTGACATGTCATTAATTTCCCTGCCTTCCGGGTCCCGCCGTTTATGGCCGCTATGGTTGCTGGCGTTGGTGCTGCTGCTGGCGGCTGGCATGGTGTGGCAATTCTGGCCGCAAATCCTGCTACAAAGCGTGCTGTGGCAAAAAGTCTTAAATCGCGAGATGACGCAACTGCTACAACAGGTGGCGGAGCAACCCCACCAGGCGGGGGTGACCCTGATGCTGTTTAGTCTGGCTTATGGTGTGCTGCATGCCCTGGGCCCCGGTCACGGTAAAGTGGTGATCAGTACCTTCCTCGCGACCCATCCGGCGCGCCTGAAAACCAGTATGAGGCTGACGTTGCTGGCGGCATTGTTGCAGGGGGGCGTGGCGATCGGTCTGGTGACGGTGATGCTGGTGGTGCTACAAACCTCATCGCGCACCCTGCATCTGGGTAGCTACTGGCTGGAGAAGGGCAGTTACCTGCTGGTGATGGCATTGGGAATTTGGGTTGGATGGCGTGCGATCCGCGCCTTGCGGGCGGCGTTAAAACCGGTGCCGAAAATGCAGATCCATGCTATCCGCCCTCACCATCAGCATGATGACAACTGCGGCTGTGGCCATGCTCACTTGCCGAGTGCAGCACAGATGGAACAAGCCGTTAGCGGCAAAACGCAGGCGCTGGTGGTGTTCTCGATGGGGCTACGTCCTTGCTCGGGGGCCATTATGATGTTGCTGTTTGCCAAAGTGATTGATGTGTATCTCTGGGGAGTGGCCTCGGCGATTGCGATGGCGATGGGCACGGCGGTGACCGTATCGGCGATGGGATTGTTGGTGCAGCGTTCGCGTAAACTGGCGGAGAAACTGGGCAGTGCCAGTGCGACAGCGCAAGGGGTGAAAGTGTTGATGCCATTGCTGGCGTTAGTCGGCAGCGTGGTCTTACTGGTCGCGGGGGCGTTACTGTGGCAAAGCGCCCAGCCGATGATGAGCAGCGGCCTGCGGCCATTTTAACCATCGACCATAACGTAACGGCGCAATAAATCGCGCCGTTACGGGAAAAGCAATTAACGCTTCAACGCTTCGCTCAGTTCGTCACGCATGGTGGACAGCAGCGCTTTCACCACACGCGGATTACCGGCAACGATGTTACCTGACATCAGGTAGCCATGACCGCCAGTAAAGTCAGTTACCAGGCCGCCCGCTTCGCGTACCAGCAGTTCACCGGCAGCGAAATCCCACGGTTTCAGACCAATTTCGAAATAGCCATCTACACGACCCGCAGCCACGTAAGCCAGGTCCAGTGCCGCAGAACCGGTACGACGGAAGTCAGCACACTGGGTAAACAGTTTGCCCACCACATTGATATAAGACTGAGAGTGCTGCTTCAGTTTGAACGGGAAGCCGGTCGCCAGAATGGTGCCATCCAGATCG is part of the Pantoea phytobeneficialis genome and harbors:
- a CDS encoding nickel/cobalt transporter; this encodes MSLISLPSGSRRLWPLWLLALVLLLAAGMVWQFWPQILLQSVLWQKVLNREMTQLLQQVAEQPHQAGVTLMLFSLAYGVLHALGPGHGKVVISTFLATHPARLKTSMRLTLLAALLQGGVAIGLVTVMLVVLQTSSRTLHLGSYWLEKGSYLLVMALGIWVGWRAIRALRAALKPVPKMQIHAIRPHHQHDDNCGCGHAHLPSAAQMEQAVSGKTQALVVFSMGLRPCSGAIMMLLFAKVIDVYLWGVASAIAMAMGTAVTVSAMGLLVQRSRKLAEKLGSASATAQGVKVLMPLLALVGSVVLLVAGALLWQSAQPMMSSGLRPF